Proteins encoded by one window of Blautia luti:
- a CDS encoding aldo/keto reductase — protein MDRIKIKDTDLELSRLGLGCVKAGVKWAGQEAFDLFDAFLDMGGNVYDTARVYSDWIPSERGRSERVLGQWLAHSGKRHDIVLVSKGGHPDMTGPDPDMHKSRVSERCLKYDLEESLRVLGTDYIDIYFYHRDNEEVPVSELIDIMEDFKKQGKIRYYACSNWTTTRMKEADAYAASKGYRGFVANEALYNIGEPWMKPMADDTLVIMDKEMQKYHEENPRNLAMPYSAACNGFFHKLFANGRSAVSGSEYYTEGNLRNAERLHELMEEYGISVTQAVLGYLTCQKFTCLPLYGPRNIADLKEAMETFRIPFRMEDYPQK, from the coding sequence ATGGACAGAATAAAGATTAAAGATACAGACCTGGAGTTATCCAGACTTGGACTGGGATGTGTGAAAGCAGGTGTGAAATGGGCCGGACAGGAAGCATTTGACCTGTTTGATGCGTTCCTGGATATGGGCGGAAATGTGTATGATACGGCGAGGGTATATTCTGACTGGATTCCTTCTGAGAGAGGGCGCAGTGAACGTGTACTGGGACAGTGGCTGGCACACAGTGGGAAGCGCCACGATATTGTTCTGGTGAGCAAAGGCGGGCACCCGGATATGACAGGTCCTGATCCGGATATGCATAAATCCAGGGTCAGTGAAAGATGCCTGAAATATGATCTGGAAGAATCCCTGCGTGTGTTGGGAACCGATTATATTGATATCTATTTTTATCACAGAGATAACGAGGAAGTTCCGGTCAGCGAATTGATTGATATTATGGAGGACTTTAAAAAGCAGGGGAAGATCCGTTATTATGCCTGCTCCAACTGGACCACAACCAGAATGAAAGAAGCAGATGCCTATGCCGCATCCAAAGGATACCGCGGTTTCGTGGCAAACGAAGCTTTATATAATATCGGAGAGCCGTGGATGAAACCTATGGCAGATGACACGCTGGTGATCATGGACAAAGAAATGCAGAAATACCATGAGGAGAATCCACGAAATCTGGCAATGCCCTATTCCGCGGCATGCAACGGATTTTTTCATAAATTGTTTGCCAATGGCAGAAGTGCAGTTTCAGGATCTGAATATTATACAGAGGGCAACCTGAGAAACGCAGAACGTCTTCATGAACTTATGGAAGAATACGGAATTTCTGTGACACAGGCAGTACTTGGTTATCTTACCTGTCAGAAATTTACCTGTCTGCCTCTTTACGGACCGAGAAATATCGCAGACCTGAAAGAAGCTATGGAAACCTTCAGGATTCCGTTCAGAATGGAAGACTATCCGCAGAAATAG
- a CDS encoding NAD(P)H-dependent flavin oxidoreductase yields the protein MKNFKIGDKITRVPLIQGGMGVGISLGRLAGSVAKAGGVGIISTAQIGYREEDFDRNPAAANERAIASEMKKARGISRDGIIGYNIMVALKEYASHVKAAVKAGADIIISGAGLPTELPELVKGSQTKIAPIVSTDKSAKVILKYWERKYKRTADLVVIEGPQAGGHLGFHKEELEKYTEESYGEEIQKIITTVKSYAEKYQTEIPVIVAGGICDREDVRKADALGADGIQVATRFITTEECDANILYKQAHLKAKESDIAIVKSPVGMPGRAIMNKFMTRVMNGEQIPHSPCHGCLVKCSPKEIPYCITDGLINAVKGNIDDGLLFCGAKAWRADRLETVSEVINDLF from the coding sequence ATGAAAAATTTCAAAATTGGAGATAAAATCACAAGAGTTCCACTGATCCAGGGAGGAATGGGAGTTGGCATCAGTCTTGGCAGACTGGCGGGCTCTGTAGCAAAGGCGGGAGGTGTAGGGATCATTTCCACCGCACAGATCGGCTACAGAGAAGAAGATTTTGACAGAAATCCGGCAGCAGCCAATGAACGGGCCATTGCCAGCGAAATGAAAAAAGCCCGGGGGATTTCCAGGGACGGGATTATAGGTTACAACATCATGGTAGCATTAAAGGAATATGCCTCCCATGTAAAAGCCGCCGTGAAAGCAGGTGCAGACATTATCATTTCCGGTGCCGGACTTCCCACAGAACTTCCGGAACTGGTAAAAGGCAGCCAGACGAAGATCGCTCCCATCGTATCTACAGACAAATCTGCAAAAGTAATTCTGAAATACTGGGAACGAAAATACAAAAGAACTGCAGATCTGGTAGTGATCGAAGGACCCCAGGCAGGCGGACATCTCGGATTCCATAAAGAAGAGCTGGAGAAATACACCGAAGAATCCTATGGCGAAGAAATACAGAAAATCATCACAACAGTAAAATCATATGCAGAGAAATACCAGACCGAAATTCCCGTGATCGTAGCCGGCGGCATCTGCGATCGGGAAGACGTCCGAAAAGCAGATGCCCTCGGTGCCGACGGCATTCAGGTAGCCACCCGCTTTATCACAACCGAGGAATGCGACGCCAACATCCTCTACAAACAAGCCCACCTAAAAGCAAAAGAATCCGACATTGCCATCGTAAAAAGTCCCGTAGGAATGCCCGGCCGTGCCATCATGAACAAATTTATGACCCGCGTCATGAACGGCGAACAGATCCCTCACAGTCCCTGCCACGGATGTCTCGTAAAATGCAGCCCGAAAGAAATCCCTTATTGTATCACGGACGGACTCATCAATGCGGTAAAAGGAAACATAGACGATGGCCTTCTCTTCTGCGGTGCAAAGGCGTGGAGAGCCGATCGCCTGGAGACAGTATCGGAAGTAATTAATGACTTGTTTTGA
- a CDS encoding tRNA dihydrouridine synthase: MKIYLAPLEGVTGYTYRRALQECFGGFDKYFIPFILPNQKGHLSTREKKDIAPENNQGMQAVPQILTKNAEDFIRTVETLKEYGYEEVNLNLGCPSKTVVTRGRGAGFLDRPDELDRFLDEIFRKCDVRISIKTRLGMEEEWEFEDLLKIYNKYPLEELIIHPRLQKDYYKNTPRMEAFGKAFQNAVGPVCYNGDIFTTADYEKLTARFPELNCIMMGRGVLGNPALAREIRGGCSAEKSEIRKFHDRMYAEYCQDLSGDRNILFRMKELWFYLAPLFTNYKKYAKKIRKAEKCTVYESAVNELFSCEELTAGGGIRELL; the protein is encoded by the coding sequence ATGAAAATATACTTAGCCCCGCTGGAGGGAGTGACAGGATATACATACAGACGTGCGTTGCAGGAATGCTTTGGCGGATTCGACAAATATTTTATTCCATTTATTTTGCCAAATCAGAAAGGACATCTGAGCACCAGAGAAAAGAAAGATATTGCACCGGAGAATAATCAGGGAATGCAGGCGGTTCCTCAGATACTTACCAAAAATGCGGAGGATTTTATCAGAACAGTGGAGACTCTGAAAGAATATGGGTATGAGGAAGTGAATCTGAATCTGGGCTGTCCTTCGAAGACAGTGGTGACCAGAGGCCGTGGAGCAGGATTTCTGGACAGGCCTGATGAACTGGACAGATTTCTGGATGAGATTTTTCGTAAATGTGATGTCAGGATTTCCATAAAGACCCGGCTGGGAATGGAAGAAGAATGGGAATTTGAAGATCTGCTGAAAATTTATAATAAATATCCGCTGGAAGAGCTGATCATCCATCCTAGATTACAGAAAGATTATTATAAAAATACTCCCCGCATGGAAGCTTTTGGGAAGGCATTTCAGAATGCCGTAGGTCCGGTATGTTATAACGGGGACATTTTTACAACAGCAGATTATGAAAAACTGACGGCACGTTTTCCGGAATTAAACTGCATCATGATGGGCAGGGGCGTACTTGGGAATCCGGCACTTGCCAGAGAAATCCGTGGTGGCTGCTCGGCAGAAAAATCAGAGATCCGGAAGTTTCATGACAGGATGTATGCAGAATATTGTCAGGATCTGTCCGGGGACAGAAATATTCTTTTTCGTATGAAAGAACTGTGGTTTTATCTGGCACCATTGTTCACAAATTATAAAAAATATGCGAAAAAGATCCGTAAAGCAGAAAAATGTACAGTATATGAAAGTGCAGTAAATGAGCTGTTCAGCTGTGAGGAACTTACTGCAGGAGGCGGGATCAGAGAACTGTTGTGA
- the sigK gene encoding RNA polymerase sporulation sigma factor SigK, with protein MKAFLKPLSISQEKYYLLKYKEGDLHAKNLLIEHNLRLVAHVVKKYQGVDEETDDLISIGTIGLIKAITTFDPQKAARLSTYAARCIENEILMFLRSKRRRSREVSLYEPIGTDKEGNEINLLDVIESTPVDIVEDCYMRENTSYLLRSLKDTLTEKEYQVICCRYGLFGEEEQTQREIAHRLSISRSYVSRIEKNAIEKLRILFENK; from the coding sequence TTGAAGGCTTTTTTGAAACCTTTGTCCATTTCTCAGGAAAAATATTATCTGCTGAAATATAAAGAAGGAGATCTTCATGCCAAAAACCTTCTGATCGAGCATAATCTTCGCCTTGTAGCACATGTGGTCAAAAAATATCAGGGTGTAGACGAAGAAACAGATGACCTGATCTCCATAGGTACCATCGGGCTGATCAAAGCCATTACCACTTTTGATCCACAGAAGGCAGCACGTCTCTCCACCTACGCAGCCCGGTGCATCGAAAATGAGATTCTGATGTTTCTACGTTCCAAGCGCAGACGCTCCAGGGAAGTTTCCCTTTATGAACCTATCGGTACTGACAAAGAGGGAAATGAGATCAATCTGCTGGATGTGATTGAAAGTACTCCGGTGGATATCGTAGAAGACTGTTATATGCGTGAAAACACTTCCTACCTTCTTCGCTCCTTGAAGGATACCCTGACTGAAAAAGAATATCAGGTCATCTGCTGCCGTTACGGCCTTTTCGGCGAAGAAGAACAGACTCAGCGGGAAATCGCCCACCGGCTTTCCATCAGTCGGTCCTATGTCTCCAGGATCGAAAAAAACGCCATCGAGAAACTTCGTATTCTTTTTGAAAACAAATAG
- a CDS encoding peptidase U32 family protein — protein sequence MRKIELLVPASSLEVLKIAVIFGADAVYIGGEAFGLRAKAKNFSHEDMKQGIAFAHEYGVKVYVTVNILAHNYDLPGVREYLEELKELKPDALIIADPGIYMYAKEICPEIERHISTQANNTNYETYRFWYNLGAKRVVTARELSLAEIREIREHIPDDMEIETFVHGAMCISYSGRCLLSNYLAGRDANQGACTHPCRWKYSIVEEKRPGEYMPVFENERGTYIFNSKDLCMIEHIDDIVNSGIDSLKIEGRMKTALYVATVARTYRKAIDDYMESPEKYQANMPWYQEQISNCTYRQFTTGFFYGKPDENTQIYDNNTYQKEYTYLGFAEAVDDRGFAQITQRNKFSAGETIEIMKPDGQNLSVTVKGIYDEEGNPMESAPHAQQKLFVDLGAEISVYDLLRRAE from the coding sequence ATGAGAAAAATAGAATTGCTGGTTCCGGCAAGCAGCCTTGAAGTATTAAAGATTGCAGTTATTTTCGGAGCGGATGCTGTATATATCGGCGGAGAAGCTTTCGGGCTCCGTGCCAAAGCGAAAAACTTTTCCCATGAGGATATGAAACAGGGAATTGCCTTTGCCCACGAGTATGGAGTGAAGGTTTACGTGACAGTGAATATCCTGGCACACAATTATGACCTGCCGGGAGTAAGAGAATACCTGGAAGAGCTGAAAGAATTAAAACCGGATGCGCTGATCATTGCAGACCCGGGAATCTATATGTATGCGAAAGAAATCTGCCCGGAGATTGAGCGCCATATCAGCACCCAGGCGAACAATACCAATTATGAAACCTATCGTTTCTGGTACAATCTGGGAGCCAAGCGTGTGGTAACGGCCAGAGAGCTGTCCCTTGCTGAGATCCGGGAGATCAGAGAACATATCCCGGATGATATGGAAATCGAGACATTTGTCCATGGCGCCATGTGTATTTCCTATTCCGGAAGATGTCTGCTCAGTAATTATCTGGCTGGCAGGGACGCCAATCAGGGAGCCTGTACCCATCCATGTAGATGGAAATATTCCATTGTGGAAGAGAAGCGCCCGGGAGAATATATGCCGGTATTCGAGAATGAGAGAGGAACCTATATTTTTAACTCAAAGGATCTCTGCATGATCGAGCATATAGACGACATTGTGAACAGCGGAATTGACAGTCTGAAGATAGAGGGCCGTATGAAAACAGCTCTGTATGTGGCAACTGTTGCCAGAACTTACCGTAAGGCCATTGATGACTATATGGAAAGTCCAGAGAAGTATCAGGCCAATATGCCATGGTATCAGGAACAGATTTCCAATTGTACGTATCGTCAGTTTACTACTGGATTTTTCTATGGAAAGCCGGATGAAAATACCCAGATCTATGATAATAATACCTATCAGAAGGAATATACTTATCTGGGATTCGCAGAGGCAGTAGATGACCGCGGTTTCGCACAGATCACACAGAGAAATAAATTCTCAGCAGGGGAAACTATCGAGATCATGAAACCGGACGGACAGAACCTGTCTGTGACAGTGAAAGGGATCTATGACGAAGAGGGAAACCCGATGGAGAGTGCACCTCATGCACAGCAGAAACTGTTTGTGGATCTGGGAGCAGAGATTTCGGTTTATGACCTTTTACGAAGAGCTGAATAA
- a CDS encoding O-methyltransferase, with protein sequence MIVDERMRTYINSLDMGNTPFLEELEQTALRDRVPIIRREMQSFIKMFLALNQPKRILEVGTAVGFSTLLMCEYGPEDLQIVTIENYEKRIPIAIENFRKAERESQITLLEGDAGEILKGLNGFFDMIFMDAAKGQYINWLPDVKRLMKKGSVLISDNVLQEGDIIESHYLVERRNRTIYKRMREYLYQLKHDPALVTSILPLGDGVTVSVKQE encoded by the coding sequence GTGATAGTTGATGAGAGAATGCGCACCTATATTAATTCTCTGGATATGGGAAATACACCGTTTCTGGAGGAACTGGAGCAGACAGCATTAAGAGACCGTGTGCCCATTATAAGAAGAGAAATGCAGAGCTTTATAAAGATGTTTCTGGCTTTAAACCAGCCGAAACGTATTCTGGAGGTGGGGACAGCCGTTGGCTTCTCCACACTTCTTATGTGTGAATACGGACCGGAGGATCTGCAGATCGTAACCATAGAGAATTATGAGAAAAGGATTCCCATTGCCATAGAGAATTTCCGTAAGGCAGAGAGAGAATCACAGATCACCCTGCTGGAAGGCGATGCCGGAGAGATCCTGAAAGGCCTGAATGGATTTTTTGACATGATCTTTATGGATGCTGCCAAAGGGCAGTATATCAACTGGCTGCCGGATGTGAAGAGACTGATGAAGAAAGGCAGCGTGCTGATCTCAGATAATGTACTTCAGGAGGGAGATATTATTGAATCCCATTATCTGGTAGAGCGCAGAAACAGAACCATATATAAACGGATGCGGGAATATCTGTATCAGTTAAAACATGACCCTGCACTGGTAACGTCCATTCTTCCTCTGGGAGATGGAGTAACAGTCAGTGTGAAACAGGAGTGA
- a CDS encoding endolytic transglycosylase MltG: MSDTRDRAGAAGVAVAGVIFKIALYVCVVVLLFWIGKSAYQFGHDVFNQEAMSPGEGQEVTVVISEDASLYKIAKTLQKKGLVKSAPVFYVQERLSTYHGKLQAGTYLLSTAYTPNRIMGILAGDDEQEGVSGS, from the coding sequence ATGAGTGATACAAGAGACCGGGCAGGCGCAGCAGGAGTGGCAGTGGCAGGAGTGATCTTTAAGATCGCCCTCTATGTCTGTGTTGTAGTTCTGCTTTTCTGGATCGGGAAATCCGCATATCAGTTCGGGCATGATGTTTTTAACCAGGAGGCCATGAGTCCGGGAGAAGGACAGGAAGTGACTGTGGTGATCTCGGAAGATGCTTCTCTGTATAAGATCGCCAAGACCTTGCAGAAAAAAGGGCTGGTAAAAAGTGCTCCTGTATTTTATGTTCAGGAGAGACTGTCCACTTATCACGGAAAGCTGCAGGCAGGTACTTATCTTTTGAGTACTGCCTATACACCTAACCGTATTATGGGAATCCTGGCAGGGGATGATGAACAGGAAGGGGTAAGCGGTTCGTGA
- a CDS encoding YlbF family regulator, protein MEENTIGESISRLIESIKESPEYKEFRKQSDILRVDSDLKHRVDAFRGENYRIQNECDADSLFDVVEQISKESAQLRSNPQVNAYLDAELALCRMMQKISMELTDGIDLDAPFTV, encoded by the coding sequence ATGGAAGAAAATACAATAGGAGAAAGCATCAGCCGTCTGATCGAATCCATTAAAGAGAGCCCTGAATATAAAGAATTCAGGAAGCAGAGTGATATTCTTAGGGTGGATTCTGACCTGAAACACAGGGTGGATGCTTTCAGAGGTGAGAATTACCGTATTCAGAATGAATGTGATGCGGACAGCCTGTTCGATGTGGTGGAGCAGATCAGTAAGGAATCTGCTCAGCTTCGCAGCAATCCGCAGGTAAATGCCTATCTGGATGCTGAGCTTGCGCTCTGCAGAATGATGCAGAAGATCAGTATGGAACTGACTGACGGAATTGACCTGGATGCTCCGTTCACAGTATAG
- a CDS encoding ribonuclease J — protein sequence MKNNVRRPKKPTSKLKIIPLGGLEQIGMNITAFEYEDSIVVVDCGLAFPEDDMLGIDLVIPDVTYLKENISKVKGFVITHGHEDHIGALPYVLKDVNVPVYSTKLTIALIANKLKEHNMTRTTKLKEVKHGQVINLGDFSIEFIKTNHSIQDASALAIYSPAGIVVHTGDFKVDYTPVFGDAIDLQRFAEIGRKGVLALMCDSTNAERTGFTMSERSVGHVFDNLFNEYKTNRIIIATFASNVDRVQQIINTAYRFGRKVAVEGRSMVNVITTAAELGYLRIPDQTLIEIDQVKNYPDEQVVLITTGSQGESMAALSRMAANIHKKIVIKPNDTIIFSSNPIPGNEKAVSKVINELSMKGAKVIFQDVHVSGHACQEEIKLIYSLVKPKYAIPVHGEYRHLTAQKNVVEELGIPKENIFVLASGNVLELDSQSAQITGTVHTGAILVDGLGVGDVGNIVLRDRQHLAEDGIMIVVVTLERHSNVVLAGPDIVSRGFVYVRESEDLMDHAREVVENALDSCLERNITDWGKIKTVVKDALSEFLWKRTKRSPMILPIIMEA from the coding sequence ATGAAGAATAATGTACGGAGACCAAAGAAGCCGACTTCCAAATTAAAGATCATTCCGCTGGGAGGTCTGGAGCAGATCGGTATGAATATTACTGCATTCGAATACGAAGACAGTATTGTAGTTGTTGACTGTGGTCTGGCATTCCCTGAGGACGATATGCTGGGAATTGACCTGGTCATCCCTGATGTAACCTATCTGAAGGAAAATATTTCGAAGGTAAAGGGATTCGTGATCACACATGGACATGAAGACCATATCGGAGCTCTTCCGTATGTACTGAAAGATGTAAATGTGCCGGTTTATTCCACGAAACTGACCATTGCCCTGATCGCGAATAAATTAAAAGAGCATAATATGACCCGTACCACGAAACTGAAAGAAGTGAAACATGGACAGGTCATTAATCTGGGAGATTTCTCCATTGAATTTATCAAAACCAACCACAGTATCCAGGATGCTTCTGCACTTGCCATCTACTCTCCGGCAGGTATTGTTGTGCATACCGGTGACTTTAAAGTGGATTATACACCTGTATTCGGAGATGCTATTGACCTGCAGCGTTTCGCAGAGATCGGCAGAAAGGGCGTACTTGCTCTGATGTGCGACAGTACTAATGCAGAACGTACTGGATTCACTATGTCAGAACGATCTGTAGGACATGTGTTTGATAATCTGTTCAATGAATATAAGACCAACAGGATCATTATCGCAACTTTCGCATCCAATGTAGACCGTGTACAGCAGATCATCAATACTGCATATCGATTCGGCAGAAAGGTTGCAGTGGAAGGCCGCAGTATGGTAAATGTCATTACGACTGCAGCTGAGCTGGGATATCTGCGCATTCCGGATCAGACACTGATTGAGATCGACCAGGTGAAGAATTACCCGGATGAGCAGGTGGTGCTGATCACAACAGGAAGCCAGGGTGAGTCTATGGCAGCATTGTCACGTATGGCAGCGAATATCCATAAGAAGATTGTGATCAAACCGAACGATACCATTATCTTCAGTTCCAACCCAATCCCGGGTAATGAGAAAGCTGTATCCAAGGTTATCAATGAATTGTCCATGAAAGGCGCGAAAGTAATCTTCCAGGATGTCCATGTTTCAGGACATGCCTGCCAGGAAGAAATCAAGCTGATCTATTCACTGGTGAAACCGAAATATGCGATCCCTGTTCATGGAGAATACCGCCATCTGACTGCGCAGAAGAATGTAGTAGAAGAACTTGGAATCCCGAAGGAAAATATTTTCGTACTGGCTTCCGGCAATGTGCTGGAACTTGACAGCCAGAGTGCACAGATCACAGGTACTGTCCATACAGGTGCGATCCTGGTAGATGGTCTGGGCGTTGGAGATGTAGGAAATATCGTGCTTCGTGACCGCCAGCATCTGGCAGAGGACGGAATCATGATCGTAGTGGTAACGCTGGAACGTCACAGCAATGTGGTTCTGGCAGGACCGGATATTGTTTCCAGAGGATTTGTTTATGTAAGAGAGTCCGAGGATTTGATGGATCACGCCAGGGAAGTTGTGGAGAATGCACTGGATTCCTGTCTGGAACGCAATATTACAGACTGGGGCAAGATCAAAACTGTAGTAAAGGACGCGCTGAGTGAATTCCTGTGGAAACGCACGAAGAGAAGTCCTATGATCCTGCCGATCATTATGGAGGCATAA
- a CDS encoding DUF1292 domain-containing protein, producing the protein MEKIRFQLEDGKEAEFYVEEQTRIGGTAYLLVSDSLDDEATAYIFKDVSDDESQEACYEMVEDENELQAVFKVFEQMLDDVDLEM; encoded by the coding sequence ATGGAAAAGATCAGATTTCAGCTGGAGGACGGAAAAGAAGCAGAGTTTTATGTAGAAGAGCAGACCAGGATCGGTGGAACTGCCTATCTTCTGGTGTCCGATTCTCTGGATGATGAGGCAACAGCCTATATTTTCAAAGACGTATCGGATGATGAAAGTCAGGAAGCCTGCTATGAAATGGTCGAGGATGAGAACGAACTGCAGGCAGTGTTTAAAGTTTTTGAACAGATGTTAGATGACGTAGACCTTGAAATGTAA
- the ruvX gene encoding Holliday junction resolvase RuvX, whose translation MRILGLDYGSKTVGVAVSDPLGLTAQGVETIWRKQENKLRQTLARIEELISEYQVERIVLGYPKNMNNTIGERAEKSLEFQQMLERRTGLPVIMWDERLTTVEANRTLMEASVRRENRKQYMDKLAAVFILQGYLDSLSM comes from the coding sequence ATGAGGATTCTTGGATTAGATTACGGATCGAAGACCGTAGGAGTGGCAGTCAGTGACCCGTTAGGGCTTACTGCGCAGGGTGTGGAGACGATCTGGCGCAAACAGGAGAACAAGCTTCGTCAGACTCTTGCACGTATTGAAGAACTGATTTCGGAGTATCAGGTGGAACGGATCGTACTTGGGTATCCGAAGAATATGAATAATACAATAGGGGAGAGAGCAGAGAAATCCCTGGAATTTCAGCAGATGCTGGAGAGACGGACAGGTCTGCCTGTGATCATGTGGGATGAACGGCTGACAACAGTGGAGGCCAACCGCACCCTTATGGAAGCCAGTGTGCGCAGAGAGAACCGCAAACAGTATATGGATAAACTGGCGGCTGTGTTTATTTTGCAGGGATATCTTGATTCCCTGTCCATGTAG
- a CDS encoding IreB family regulatory phosphoprotein, whose protein sequence is MAENNLGNTQYFRTKPDQELQVKEVLDLVYNAMDEKGYNPVNQIVGYIMSGDPTYITSHKGARSMIMKVERDELVEELLNEYIKNKSWER, encoded by the coding sequence ATGGCAGAGAATAATCTGGGAAATACCCAATACTTCAGAACCAAACCGGACCAGGAACTTCAGGTAAAAGAAGTTCTTGACCTGGTTTATAATGCAATGGATGAGAAAGGATATAATCCGGTCAATCAGATTGTAGGTTACATTATGTCCGGAGATCCGACTTATATTACCAGCCATAAAGGCGCAAGAAGCATGATCATGAAAGTTGAGCGCGACGAACTGGTAGAGGAACTTTTAAACGAGTATATTAAGAACAAATCCTGGGAACGCTGA
- the mtaB gene encoding tRNA (N(6)-L-threonylcarbamoyladenosine(37)-C(2))-methylthiotransferase MtaB, whose protein sequence is MKKKVALHNLGCKVNAYEVEAMQQLLEQAGYEIVPFEPGADVYLINTCTVTNIADRKSRQMLHKAKKMNPDAIVIAAGCYVQTDEGKLDKDDAVDLILGNNQKKNIVEVLEEYEQQHTKQKHVIKINQTKEYEDLAIDHTAEHVRAYIKVQDGCNQFCTYCIIPYARGRVRSRKIAHVLEEVRALAEKGYKEVVLTGIHLTSYGVDFPEGEKETLLSLIQAVHEIDGIERIRLGSLEPGIITEEFAKTISALPKMCPHFHLSLQSGCDATLERMNRRYRSTEYAEKCTLLRKYFRNPALTTDVIVGFPMETEDEFQASYDFVDSIHFYETHIFKYSRRHGTKAAAMSGQLTEAQKATRSDQMLALNEKHAVEYEKSMIGNQLQVLLEEEVEIQGKTWYVGHSKEYIKTAVPKEDGYTVNDIVTVKADHFLEEHIITGEVL, encoded by the coding sequence ATGAAAAAAAAGGTTGCACTTCACAATTTAGGCTGTAAAGTCAACGCATATGAAGTAGAAGCAATGCAGCAGCTGCTGGAACAGGCAGGATATGAGATCGTGCCGTTTGAGCCAGGAGCTGATGTTTATCTGATAAATACATGTACAGTTACCAATATTGCAGACCGTAAATCCAGACAAATGCTCCATAAGGCGAAAAAGATGAATCCGGATGCCATTGTTATTGCAGCCGGATGTTATGTACAGACAGACGAAGGAAAGCTGGACAAAGATGACGCCGTAGACCTGATCCTGGGAAATAATCAGAAGAAGAACATTGTAGAGGTTCTGGAAGAATATGAACAGCAGCATACCAAACAGAAACATGTGATAAAGATCAATCAGACGAAAGAGTACGAAGACCTGGCCATTGATCATACTGCAGAACATGTACGTGCATATATCAAAGTTCAGGATGGCTGCAATCAGTTCTGTACTTATTGTATCATCCCCTATGCCAGAGGAAGAGTCAGAAGCCGTAAGATCGCCCATGTGCTGGAGGAAGTACGTGCTCTGGCAGAAAAAGGATACAAAGAGGTGGTACTGACAGGGATCCATCTTACATCTTACGGTGTAGATTTCCCGGAAGGGGAAAAAGAAACCCTGCTTTCCCTGATCCAGGCAGTGCATGAGATCGACGGGATTGAGCGGATTCGTCTGGGATCACTGGAACCTGGAATTATCACAGAGGAATTTGCGAAAACCATCTCTGCACTTCCGAAAATGTGTCCCCATTTCCATCTGTCCCTTCAGAGCGGATGTGATGCTACGCTGGAGAGGATGAACCGCAGATACAGAAGTACAGAATATGCAGAGAAATGCACACTTCTGCGCAAATATTTCAGAAATCCGGCACTGACTACAGATGTGATCGTAGGATTCCCTATGGAGACAGAAGACGAGTTCCAGGCTTCCTACGATTTTGTAGACAGCATTCATTTCTATGAAACACATATTTTCAAATATTCCAGAAGACATGGGACAAAGGCGGCAGCGATGTCCGGACAGCTGACAGAAGCCCAGAAAGCGACCAGAAGTGATCAGATGCTGGCTTTGAATGAGAAACATGCAGTAGAATATGAGAAATCCATGATCGGAAACCAGCTGCAGGTGCTTCTGGAAGAAGAGGTGGAGATCCAGGGCAAAACCTGGTACGTAGGCCACAGCAAAGAATACATTAAAACAGCGGTACCGAAAGAAGACGGATATACGGTAAATGACATAGTTACAGTAAAAGCAGACCATTTCCTGGAAGAGCATATCATTACAGGAGAGGTGTTGTAA
- a CDS encoding HPr family phosphocarrier protein: protein MKTVKISLNSIDKVKAFVNEISKFDCDFDLVSGRYVIDAKSIMGIFSLDLSKPIDLNIHADGAALDTVMGIVGKYVTE, encoded by the coding sequence ATGAAAACAGTAAAAATCTCACTGAACTCTATTGATAAAGTGAAAGCATTCGTAAACGAAATCAGCAAATTTGACTGCGATTTCGATTTAGTATCCGGAAGATACGTAATTGATGCAAAATCTATCATGGGTATTTTCAGTCTTGATTTATCCAAACCAATCGACTTAAACATCCATGCTGACGGTGCTGCTCTTGATACTGTTATGGGTATCGTAGGTAAATACGTTACTGAATAA